The following proteins come from a genomic window of Panthera leo isolate Ple1 chromosome E2, P.leo_Ple1_pat1.1, whole genome shotgun sequence:
- the SIGLEC5 gene encoding sialic acid-binding Ig-like lectin 5 — MSTPASGALVGLGRRAGRRWEGLEPRLSLRVPPGEDPEYQLRVQESVTVQEGLCVHVPCSFSYPWKWGYSRTMLYIYWFRDRDTSSNRYPVATNNPQRAVRTEARGRFHLIGEPWAYNCSLRIRDAMRSDEGVYFFRVERGEDVRYTYTDTTMTLRVAALTQEPDIHFPEPLKSGWPTELACSLPGSCGGGRPLTFSWVGAALDSLDPESLHSSVLAFTPRPQDHGTNLTCQVKLPEVQATVERTIRLNVSYAPHNLTISIFSNVTALSILENTSSLLIWEGQDLRLLCAAAGNPPAELSWFRGSPALNATPVYRTHILELTQVGAAEEGVLTCRAQNSLGSQHVSLRLSVVCPPRLLGPSCSWEGEGLGCTCSARARPAPTLRWRLGEGLLEGNHSDASWTVTSSSEGPWANSSLSFRGPLGSDLRLGCEARNEHGAQSTDAVLVLLPGKSLSRAETATAAVGGAGAMALLCLCLCLLVFCVVKARRKQASRSREGMANEDPVMGTVAWGSRKKPWPDSPPDQTTPAGDAPPSGEQQELHYASFSFQEIKMREPQDQEATSTSEYSEIRMSK, encoded by the exons ATGAGCACCCCAGCCTCCGGGGCCCTCG TGGGCCTCGGGAGGAGGGCTGGGCgcaggtgggaggggctggagccCCGGCTGAGCCTCCGTGTCCCCCCAGGGGAGGATCCAGAGTACCAGCTCCGAGTGCAGGAATCCGTGACCGTGCAGGAGGGTCTGTGTGTCCACGTGCCCTGTTCCTTCTCCTACCCCTGGAAGTGGGGGTATTCCCGGACGATGCTCTACATATACTGGTTCCGGGATAGGGACACCTCAAGCAACCGTTATCCGGTGGCTACAAACAACCCACAGAGAGCAGTGAGGACAGAGGCCCGGGGCCGATTCCACCTCATCGGGGAACCCTGGGCCTACAACTGCTCCCTGAGAATCAGAGACGCCATGAGGAGTGATGAGGGAGTCTACTTTTTCCgagtggagagaggagaagacgTGAGATATACTTACACAGATACGACGATGACTCTGCGGGTGGCAG CCCTGACACAGGAACCCGACATCCACTTCCCGGAGCCCCTCAAGTCTGGCTGGCCCACAGAGCTGGCCTGCAGCCTGCCGGGGTCCTGCGGAGGGGGAAGACCTCTCACATTCTCCTGGGTGGGGGCTGCTCTGGACTCGCTGGACCCCGAGAGCCTGCACTCCTCGGTGCTGGCCTTCACCCCGAGGCCGCAGGACCATGGCACCAACCTCACCTGTCAGGTGAAACTGCCAGAAGTTCAGGCCACCGTGGAAAGAACCATCCGGCTCAATGTCTCCT ATGCTCCCCACAACCTCACCATCAGCATCTTCAGCAATGTCACAG CCCTCAGCATTCTGGAAAACACCTCATCCCTTCTCATCTGGGAGGGCCAAGATTTGCGGCTGCTCTGCGCTGCTGCTGGCAACCCCCCCGCCGAGCTGAGCTGGTTCCGGGGGTCCCCTGCCCTGAATGCCACCCCCGTGTACAGGACCCACATCCTGGAGCTGACTCAAGTCGGGGCTGCGGAGGAAGGAGTCCTCACCTGCCGAGCTCAGAACTCGCTGGGCTCCCAGCACGTCTCCCTGCGTCTCTCTGTGGTCT gCCCCCCGCGGCTGCTCGGCCCCTCCTGCTCCTGGGAGGGCGAGGGGCTGGGCTGCACCTGCTCCGCCCGTGCCCGACCGGCCCCCACCCTGCGCtggcggctgggggaggggctgttggAGGGGAACCACAGCGACGCCTCCTGGACCGTCACCTCCAGCTCCGAGGGGCCCTGGGCCAACAGCTCCCTGAGCTTCAGGGGGCCGCTGGGCTCCGACCTCAGACTCGGCTGCGAGGCCCGGAATGAGCACGGGGCCCAGAGCACCGACGCCGTCCTGGTGCTGCTGCCAG GGAAGTCGCTCTCCCGGGCAGAAACCGCGACTGCAGCTGTGGGCGGCGCGGGAGCCATGGCTCTgctgtgcctgtgtctgtgtctcctcgTCTTCTGTGT GGTAAAAGCCCGCAGGAAGCAAGCATCTAGGAGTCGAGAGGGCATGGCTAATGAAGACCCTGTCATGGGTACAGTCGCCTGG GGTTCCAGGAAGAAGCCCTGGCCAGACAGCCCCCCAGATCAAACGACCCCTGCCGGGGATGCCCCTCCCTCGGGGGAGCAGCAGGAGCTCCATTACGCCTCGTTCAGCTTTCAAGAGATAAAGATGAGGGAACCTCAGGACCAGGAGGCCACCAGCACCAGTGAGTACTCGGAGATCAGGATGAGCAAGTGA